The following DNA comes from Kitasatospora sp. NBC_01287.
GGGCTGGCCCCAGTCCACCTCCTGATCGCACACCTCGGCGCTCGCGCGGAGCTCGTACGGGCCGGAGCCGAGGAGCGCGGCGCGCAGCGAGTCCACGCTCGCCGGGTGCGTCGAACCGCTGCGGCCCAGGTGCACCATCACGGAACCGCCGTGGTACGCCACGATGCCGAGGTTGCGCAGGAAGAGCAGCAGGTTGGTGTTGTCGCTGTAGCCGAAGAACGGCTTGGGGTTGGCCCGGATCAACTCCCGGTCCAGGTGCGGCAGGACGGTGATCTGATCCTCGCCGCCGATGGTGGCCAGCACCGCCTTGATGTTCGGGTCGGCGAAGGCCGCGTTCAGGTCGGCCGCGCGCTCCTGCGGGGTGGCGCCGAGCTTGCGGGTGGTCGGGTACTCCACCGGCTCCAGTCCGAACTCCTCACGCAGCCGCCGGATCCCGAGCTCATGGACGTGCGGGAAGACCGCCGGCCCGGCGAAGGACGGCGAGAGGACGGCAACGCGGTCACCCGGACGCGGCTTGGCGGGGTATATGGGATCTGCCATGGCGGTGATGATACGAACCCGAACAGCTCCCCGGCCAGCGCCTTTCCGCTCGGGCCGGTCGCTCCGGTCAGACCGGCCGCCCCGGGTCGACCCGGCCGCTCCGGCCGCTCCGGTCAGATCAGTCGCTCCAGCTCCTCGGCCCGGCGCAGGTCCTTGGGGCGGCCGACGGCCCGGCGCATGGCGATCAGGTCGGCGCGGGTGAGGTAGCGCAGCGCCGTACCGTCCAGCCCCGGGACGGTGAGCGCGCGCTCGGCGAAGCCCGCCACGTCCAGGCTCCCCCAGGGCAGCGCCGGGGTGCAGCAGTCGCCGCTCGCGCTCGGGGTCGCGAAGTCGAGCTTGGGGAGCCGGAACGCGGCGGGGGCGCAGGGCAGCTCGGCGCCGTCGTCGTCGGTGAGGCGAGCGCCGAACGCGCCGAAGGCGGCGGCCATCGCGGCGGCCCGCTCGGGCGCGCCGTCCCAGAGCAGATCGAGGTCGCCGGTCAGCTCCTGGGAGCCGTGCAGGATGCCCGCGACCTGACCGATCACCACCA
Coding sequences within:
- a CDS encoding S66 peptidase family protein; the protein is MADPIYPAKPRPGDRVAVLSPSFAGPAVFPHVHELGIRRLREEFGLEPVEYPTTRKLGATPQERAADLNAAFADPNIKAVLATIGGEDQITVLPHLDRELIRANPKPFFGYSDNTNLLLFLRNLGIVAYHGGSVMVHLGRSGSTHPASVDSLRAALLGSGPYELRASAEVCDQEVDWGQPELLGTEPEMEPAEGWYWHNADRVVDGLGWGGNLEILAWMAMADREIRPAAEYAGQVLFLETSEEMPGGDEVYRILRNLGERGVLAQVPALLMARAKAWSFGKPLEGAAKAEYREAQRAAVLRALSEYAPEAMAVFDVDFGHTDPQLILPCGGRIRVDGPQRRITVWY